The Candidatus Limnocylindrales bacterium sequence CGCCGGCGACGCTGCGCCACCTGGATTCCGGGTTCGCGTCGACGGCGAAGCCCGCTTCGTGGCCGGAGACAGCGGTCGATGCCGTGACGGTCGGCTCGGCCGGGAAGCTCAGGTCCTCCACTTCGAGCCGGCTGATCCACACGGTGCCCTTGCCTCCAGGGCCGGCGGTGATCGCGAACTCGATCGCCGCGACTTCCGCAGCAGACCCGCCTCCGGCAGGTCCCCACGCGAACTCGAACTGGCTGCTGCCAATCCGCATCGGCTGCCAGTCCGCCGCAAAGTCGAACGCATCCTGCTGCCAGCGCCAGACATTCTTCCCGCTCGGATCAACCAGCTTGAGCTCGAACTTGTTACGCGGCGCCGCTCCGCGCACGTCGAAGTGAAACGCGTAGGTGTGAGCCAGCGATAACGACACGACGCGACGGGCCACGACGAAACCGCCGCCGCCCTTGAAGTCGTAGTCCAGGCGCATGCACGGGCCGGCGGAATCCCGCTCGTGCGTCAGACGCAGCTCGGCCAGGCCTGATGCGACGACTCCCCAATCCGACAGATCTTCGAACGGATCGAGAACAGAACGATTCATGGCCACCTCTGCCGCTACATACGGGATTCGACTGGACGACTGGAACCCGGTTAGCGTTACCGGAGGCTTCGCGCAACATCCGCAGCGGTCCGCAGCTCGTCGTAGCGAGCAAGCGCCGCATTCGAATCGACGATCTCGAAGAACTCGAAGCGACGGATGCGGCCGCTGTCCACGAGCATGAGCACGAAAAACTCGCTCTCGTACTCGCCGCCGCCGCGAGGGACCTTCCCGGTGCGCCGCGAATAAAAAACACCTCCGTTCGCGTCCGCGCAGAGCCAGAAGTTTTTCGCATCGAAGCGTGAATCCGGTGCGAGGGTCCAGAGCGCGGTCACGCTCTCCAGGTACGCCTGGGAACCTTCGAGGCGGCCGAGCCCACTGTGGCGGTGGTCTTCGAAGACGAGGTCTTCGGCGTACGCCTCGCGCAGCAGCTCGCAATCCTTGTCGTTCCACGCATCGACCACTTTGCCGAGCACCGTCGTCATGGAGCAGAGCGACGGATCGATCGCCGCCCAGCGCTTCCATACCTCACGCTGGGCGTGGCGACCGTCGTCGATATCGAACAGGACAATCGCCGCCAGCTGTCCCGCCTCGTCCGCCTCCTGCACGGCGAGGTACTCGATCTCGAACCGTCCGCCGGGCGGGCCGCCCGACCAGAGCATGTTCTGCAGGATCACGCGCTCGCCAGCCGTGCCGATGACTCGCGATTCCGGATGCGCACCGATCGCAACGCGTTCGCGCGCCGAAGCGACCAGCATCTCGCTGCCGCCCGACACCAGCGCGAGGCGCCGGCGATCGTCGAAGACCATGGTCGGTGAGCAAAGCGCGCGCATCGGGCTCCAGTCGCCGGTCGCGAATGCATGCTCGAATGTTTCCTGCCATCGCTCCATGATTGCCGAGGCCACATTGCCTTTGCGCAGCGCTGCGAGCGGATCGCGCGGCGTCGCCTCACGAGCCCGCAGTTCCTCGAAACGGGCGCGCGCCTGCTCGAGTTGCTCCGGCGCGTAGACGTCCAGCCCCGCCGGGCATGCACCGCGCGACCGGATGATCTCGTCGAAACGAGCCAGCGCTTCGGCATCCTGCTCCGCTTCGAAGCAGTCGGTGCTCGCAAGGAGGCCGTCGGCTGCGAACTGAAACAGATTGCAGACTCGATTCTCGAACAGGCCGCCGCTCTCCCGGGACGTGCCGGAGAAGGTCACGCGGACGAGCAGCGCGTCGAGCTCGAGAGCAAGGATATCCTCGATTCGGGCGCTGAAGCCGGGGCTCGTCAGCTCCGCCTGCTGGCGCCAGTGCTGCATCTGCTGTTCACGGTTCTGCGCACTCCAGGTACCGAGCACGCGATGGTCCACGGTCTTCCCTGATGGGGAGATGCTCGCTTCCATTCGCTCCAGATCGATCGGCCCGTCCCAGACTGCATTGTGTGCGATTGCCAGCGCGCGCGAACGCGCGACACCGTCCGGCTCTCGCTCCGCATACAACTCGTAGAGGCGCGTGATCGCCTGGCCGAGACGATCGCGAGCGAATACTTCGTGACGCACGACAAGCCCCTGCTCGCCGACCTCGGCCACCAGGATCGTCTCGTTCTCGTATTCGCCGACGTCGAAGCGCTGTCCGCGAGTACCTCTCGCGTGAATGCGCCGGCG is a genomic window containing:
- a CDS encoding nuclear transport factor 2 family protein, which codes for LATWSSDGPEEFVRHWSLQRDLAPDAAQRFYDVLACAPHAVLVRITAFGTGRDSGGAFENRICAILTFAPDGRNAGVELFETECEAEALARFGEITAGSRPLTAPRRVRPNAATVASDRMSAAVERRDAEGVAAVCHPSYVEIDHPTGATYGKTEACASIVRFLRSSDASYRVEPLATLGSLMLGRRRIHARGTRGQRFDVGEYENETILVAEVGEQGLVVRHEVFARDRLGQAITRLYELYAEREPDGVARSRALAIAHNAVWDGPIDLERMEASISPSGKTVDHRVLGTWSAQNREQQMQHWRQQAELTSPGFSARIEDILALELDALLVRVTFSGTSRESGGLFENRVCNLFQFAADGLLASTDCFEAEQDAEALARFDEIIRSRGACPAGLDVYAPEQLEQARARFEELRAREATPRDPLAALRKGNVASAIMERWQETFEHAFATGDWSPMRALCSPTMVFDDRRRLALVSGGSEMLVASARERVAIGAHPESRVIGTAGERVILQNMLWSGGPPGGRFEIEYLAVQEADEAGQLAAIVLFDIDDGRHAQREVWKRWAAIDPSLCSMTTVLGKVVDAWNDKDCELLREAYAEDLVFEDHRHSGLGRLEGSQAYLESVTALWTLAPDSRFDAKNFWLCADANGGVFYSRRTGKVPRGGGEYESEFFVLMLVDSGRIRRFEFFEIVDSNAALARYDELRTAADVARSLR